A region of the Zonotrichia leucophrys gambelii isolate GWCS_2022_RI chromosome 14, RI_Zleu_2.0, whole genome shotgun sequence genome:
AGCTTCATCTttcccagggacagagggactcctgtgctgtgctctacTAGAGGACACATTAAAATTCTCACTTGTGTATCTGGgatgtgctgccagcactgaaGGAGCCGCTGATCTGCCTTTAACTGTAACAACCCTTTAACTGTAACAACCCTTTAAATGCAACATCTGTGCCCTAGGCTCACTCTTCCAAGGACAGCTTTGATTTCGGCTGTCTTGCTGAATTTTTAGTACTTCAGACCAACTTTTCTTGCTGGTTTGCAAGAGGCTGgcagacacagcactgcagggaagtGCTTCATCCCACCTCCCCTCAAGAATGGGCAGGGAAACCTGGGCGTCACCTGTCAGTGTTGTTACCAGACTGTCTGAGCAGCTCCAAAGATCAACACCAATCCCTGGGTTTCCTCTTTGCTTGGTGTtcttcatagaatcacagaatgttatggggttggaatggaccttacAGAGCATCCAGTCCcaacaccctgccatgggcaggacaccTCTCACTAGGCCAGGTTCCTCAAAGCCTTATCTAACCTGGCTTTggccactgccagggctggggcatccacaacctccctgggcaacctgttcagTTCCTGTTTGCTGCTCTTTCCTATCCTATCCTGTGCTGAGCTGAGTAACTGTAGCCATGTGCAGGAGTTCGGGAGGGATGGCCAAGGGTTCTGTGGGGTGCTCTGAACTGGCTGAACCCAGCACAGGATGGTGTtgggtgaggatgaggaagcCCCCAAGGCCAGCCCATCCTGCAGAGAGCCTCTGAGTCTGTCTGTCCcactgctgtgggcagtgctgtCCCACCTCGCAGCCAATGTCCAGCACAGGACCCCGATCCAGGGCAcaacctcccagctcagccctgccccggggATGCTGCGTGGGCTCCTCTTAGCCCCCCAGCGCTGAGAGTTACTCACTCCCTCAGCTTCTTCCTGTCATCCGCCAGCTTCTCTCCATTGAAGGTGAGGTGGTACGTCCTCCATATGTACTTCCTGCGGGAAAAACACTCAGGGGCAGccgcgggagcggggccgggctgggatgCGCTCCCTtgccgccccccggccccgctcaccAGCTGAGGTGCTGGACACCGCCCTGCCGGGCCTGCCTCAGCTGGATGTGCCGCCGCAGCGCCTTCTTCAGCTCCAGCACCGAGGCGTTCTGCACCACCACCACGGCTGCGGGCGGGGAGAGCCGGGTCaggcccgccgcccccggcccgcgcccggcccgccccgcccggcccctcaCGCACGCACGGTCTCGCCGTCCGCCTTGCACACCCGCACCGTCATGGCCTGCCCG
Encoded here:
- the SNRNP25 gene encoding U11/U12 small nuclear ribonucleoprotein 25 kDa protein, yielding MAAEEPAEEPAEELAHAEVLELFQAALARLVQDPLLCDLPPQVTAEEIGSQVALEYGQAMTVRVCKADGETVPVVVVQNASVLELKKALRRHIQLRQARQGGVQHLSWKYIWRTYHLTFNGEKLADDRKKLREYGIRNRDEVSFIKKLRQ